Proteins from a single region of Hydra vulgaris chromosome 12, alternate assembly HydraT2T_AEP:
- the LOC136088747 gene encoding uncharacterized protein LOC136088747: MISGNAAGKVLSPFVVYKAVNLWSSWCEGGPKRIRYFNTKSGWFDGAAFEEWFFSIVLPSLKKKLGYKVLLGDNLSSHISPKVINACEKNEILFVCLPPNNTHITQPLDVTFFKPLKTAWRRIITEYKVSPVGCTKASLEKQHFPELLNNLFIAIKPNQANNLKSGFRKCGIYPVNVNQLLTQFRERESYDKEFLEDSFKIFLQEEYKPLQSSETEKRKKKLSIPAGKSVGTADLEKFSNSFDIGSKLAKKTKLNENTKSIKSKVQSEEAPKECHDHSSSSKSLSSIENKLVNRYNKNEKSSSENLKHVNFFFDKLQMPRKTVLM; this comes from the coding sequence ATGATATCAGGTAATGCTGCAGGCAAAGTTCTATCACCGTTTGTAGTTTATAAAGCTGTAAATCTGTGGTCATCTTGGTGTGAAGGAGGTCCTAAAAGAATCAGATACTTTAACACTAAAAGTGGTTGGTTTGATGGAGCAGCTTTTGAAGAGTGGTTTTTTTCTATAGTTTtaccttctttaaaaaaaaaattaggatataaagttttgttaggCGATAACTTATCCTCTCATATCTCTCCAAAAGTAATTAATGCCtgtgaaaaaaatgaaatactattTGTTTGCCTGCCACCTAATAACACGCATATAACTCAACCTCTAGATGTGACTTtctttaaacctttaaaaacagcTTGGCGTAGAATTATTACAGAGTACAAAGTTTCTCCTGTTGGCTGCACAAAAGCATCTcttgaaaaacaacattttccagaacttttaaacaatttatttattgctaTAAAACCAAATCAGGCTAACAACTTAAAATCAGGTTTTAGAAAGTGTGGTATTTATCCAGTAAATGTCAATCAACTTCTCACACAATTTAGAGAGAGAGAATCGTACgataaagaatttttagaagacagctttaagatttttttacaagaagAATATAAACCCTTGCAGTCTTCAGAAACcgaaaaacgaaaaaaaaagctttctaTTCCTGCAGGGAAAAGTGTTGGCACAGCAGATTTAGAAAAGTTTAGTAACAGTTTTGATATTGGCTCAAAGCTtgcaaagaaaacaaaactgAATGAAAACACGAAGAGCATAAAGTCAAAAGTTCAATCTGAAGAAGCTCCGAAAGAGTGCCATGATCACAGTTCTAGCTCAAAATCATTGAGTAGCAttgaaaataaacttgtaaaCAGATATAATAAGAATGAGAAATCAAGCTCAGAAAATTTGAAACAtgtaaactttttctttgaCAAATTACAAATGCCAAGGAAAACAGTGCTTATGTGA